One genomic segment of Deinococcus radiopugnans ATCC 19172 includes these proteins:
- the carA gene encoding glutamine-hydrolyzing carbamoyl-phosphate synthase small subunit yields MIRKERAILALEDGTVYRGYAFGHRGETVGEVVFNTSMTGYQEIMTDPSYNGQIVTITYPHVGNYGVAIYDMESNKPYVRGFISREFSGEYSNYRAQQSLEAFMQQYGVVSIQGIDTRALVRRLRTGGVVKGVIAHRSYTHPEDAYGEFSPAEEQVYVQRALDHQDIDGFDMTKDVTTALPYAFPTLRHGKRVVLMDFGIKHTIIERLSEVGIEPIVVPAHTTPAQVMALQPHGLFLSNGPGDPAPLEYAHKTAWELMGLLPTFGICLGHQILGMAAGGRTFKMKFGHRGGNQPVKNLLTGNVEITAQNHGYAVDLESIPNGAFVATHVNMNDGTLEGMAHSRYPVFSVQYHPEASPGPHDSRYLFDRFIEEIDAFDGATGTPTEKALTGRLGV; encoded by the coding sequence ATGATCAGAAAAGAACGCGCGATTCTGGCGCTGGAAGACGGTACGGTCTACCGGGGCTACGCTTTCGGCCACCGGGGCGAGACCGTGGGCGAGGTGGTCTTCAACACCTCCATGACCGGCTACCAGGAAATCATGACCGATCCCAGCTACAACGGGCAGATCGTGACCATCACGTACCCGCACGTCGGCAACTACGGCGTGGCGATCTACGACATGGAGAGCAACAAGCCCTACGTGCGCGGCTTCATCTCGCGCGAGTTCTCCGGCGAGTACAGCAACTACCGTGCCCAGCAGTCGCTCGAAGCTTTTATGCAGCAGTACGGCGTGGTCAGCATCCAGGGCATCGACACCCGCGCCCTGGTGCGCCGCCTGCGGACGGGCGGGGTGGTCAAGGGCGTGATCGCCCACCGCTCGTACACCCACCCGGAAGACGCCTACGGCGAGTTTTCCCCCGCCGAGGAGCAGGTCTACGTGCAGCGTGCCCTGGACCATCAGGACATCGACGGCTTCGACATGACCAAGGACGTGACCACCGCCCTGCCCTACGCCTTTCCCACCCTGCGGCACGGCAAGCGCGTGGTGTTGATGGATTTCGGAATCAAGCACACCATCATCGAGCGCCTGTCGGAGGTGGGCATCGAACCCATCGTGGTGCCCGCGCACACCACCCCGGCGCAGGTGATGGCGCTGCAACCGCACGGCCTGTTCCTGAGCAACGGCCCCGGCGACCCCGCGCCGCTGGAATACGCCCACAAAACGGCCTGGGAACTGATGGGCCTGCTGCCCACCTTCGGCATCTGCCTGGGCCACCAGATTCTGGGCATGGCGGCGGGCGGCCGGACTTTCAAGATGAAATTCGGACACCGGGGCGGCAACCAGCCGGTCAAGAACCTGCTGACCGGCAACGTGGAGATCACCGCGCAGAACCACGGCTACGCGGTGGATCTGGAGAGCATTCCCAACGGCGCCTTTGTCGCCACCCACGTCAACATGAACGACGGCACGCTGGAAGGCATGGCGCACAGCCGGTATCCGGTGTTTTCCGTGCAGTACCACCCCGAGGCCTCGCCGGGGCCGCACGACAGCCGCTATCTGTTTGACCGCTTCATCGAGGAGATCGACGCCTTCGACGGCGCGACGGGCACGCCCACCGAGAAGGCGCTGACCGGACGGCTGGGCGTCTGA